In the genome of Segnochrobactrum spirostomi, the window ACGTGACGGCGCGCCTGTTCGCGCTCGCCCAGGTCTCTGCCGATCCGATCAACGTGATCGTGTCGTCCCCCGGCGGTCACGTCGAATCGGGCGACATGATCCACGACGCGATCAGGTTCATCCGCCCGCGGGTGCGCATCCTCGGCATGGGCTGGGTCGCGAGCGCCGGTGCGCTGATCTACGTCTCGGTGCCGAAGGAAGACCGCTTCTGCACCCCGAACACCCGCTTCCTGCTGCATCAACCGTCGGGCGGCACCGGCGGCCCGGCGACGGACATCGAGATCCAGGCCCGCGAGATCATCAAGATGCGCGACCGCCTGAACCACCTGTTCTCGGTGGCGACCGGCCAGCCGATCGAGCGCATCGCCAAGGACACCGACCGCGATTATTGGATGAGCCCGGAAGAGGCGATCGCCTACGGTCTCGTCGGCTCGGTGGTGACCTCGGTCGATCAACTCGCCTGAGGCGGGTGCGTTTCGCTCGACGCGATCGGCTTCCGGTCACGCTGCCCGGACGCGTAGGTTGAGTAAGGCGAGGCTTAGACTTCGCTTTGGTTGGCACTCGCGAAGTTGCGGCCCAACCCCCTCCAAGAACACGACCTTTACCCCTCCCCTGTCAGGGGGAGGGGTGGCGCGCAGCGCCGGGGTGGGGTCCGGCTGGGCACGGCTTTTCCGCCGCGCCCAAGCCCCGAACGCCCCGCCCGCGGCCACGGCGCCTTACGGCGCCGGACCCCACCCTGACCGGCTCCGCCGGTCTGTCCCTCCCCCTGGCAGGGGAGGGACTTGGGCGGTGTGGGTGAGGCACCCCCGTTCGCTGCATTCGAGGACTGGCCATGGCGCCGATCGCAAGCTTGCTGGCGAGCCTCGTCGCGCTGCCCTCGAACCTCCTCGTCCTCTTTCTCGTCGCCGGCCTCGCCGCGCTGGGTCTCAGCCGCCGTCGCCTCGGGCTGACGCTCGTCGGCCTCTCGGCGGCGGGCTTCCTCGTCCTCGGCGTGCTGCCGGGCGGATTTCTCCTGCTCGAAGGCCTCGAAGATCGCTTTCCGCCGCCCGCGCCGCCGGCGCATGTGGACGGCATCCTGCTGCTTGGCGGCTATCTCGACACCGCGACCCTCGAGACGCGCGGCCGCCTGACGCCGCTCGCCTCGATCGATCGTCTTCTCGCCGCGGCCGAGCTCGCGCGCCTTTATCCGGACGCCCGCATCGTCGTGACCGGCGGCGAGAAATATGGTCTCGCCTTTCCCGGGCAACCGCCCGAGGCCGAGGCGGCGGCGCGACTTCTCACAGAGATGGGGATCGATCCGGCGCGCCTCGTCGTCGAGCCCCGCGCCGTGAACACCTGGGAGAACGCCGTCCTGTCGAAGCCCCTCGCGGCGCCGCGGACGGGAGAGACCTGGCTCCTCGTGACCTCCGCCGCCCACATGCCGCGGGCCGTCGGCGTCTTCCGCGCCGCCGGCTGGCCGGGCCTCGTTCCGTGGCCGGTCGATTTCCGCACCCGCGGCGGCTGGGCGACATGGCGGCAGCTTCGCGCCGTCTCGACCGGTCTCGCCGCCGCCGATGCCGCCGTGCGGGAATATGCTGGCCTCGTCGCCTATCGGCTCGCCGGGCGCTCGTCGTCGCTGTTCCCGGGGCCATGAGCGGCCGCCTCGCGCATTGCGGCCAGCGCGGGGAAGATCGGGTTCGACCAGAATTGCCGGCGGATCAGGACCAGGATGATGAGTGCGGTCGCCGCCATGAAGGGGATGGGGCCGGCGAACCAGCCGAGATAGCCGATCGACAGGAAGAAGGCGCGCAGACCGAGATTGAAGTGCATCCCGGCATTGACCGCCATCTCCGACACCCGGGCGAGCGCACGGCGTCCCTCGGCGGTGTCGACTTCGTCCGGCGGCGGCACCGCGCCGAGCAGGATCGAGGTGTAGTTGAACAGCCGGTAGGACCAGCCGAACTTGAAGAAGGCGTAGGCGTAGATCAGGACGAGGCCGAGCCCCTTCAATTCCCACAGCACGCGGGTCGCCCCAATCGGGACCGCGAGATCGGCGAAGATCGCGATCATCCGGTCGGTCGAGTTCAGGAGGGCGAAGGCGCCGCCGATCGCGAGCACGCTCGTCGAGGCGAAGAAGGCCGTGCCGTTCTGCAGCCCGCTCATGATGGCGGTATCGACGATGCGCACCTCGCGCCGCGCCATCATCTCCATCCAGGCGAAGCGCTGCCGCTGCATCGCATGGGAGAGCGAGCGCACCTTCAAAGGCGAATGATCGACGAGAAAAGCGAAGCCGCCGGAGGCGAGCACGAACCAGAAGAGCGCCATGAGGTCGAGGCGGGTCACGGCCGACACGGGAAATGCCTTTCTCGCTCCCGCCGGCACCCGGACGCCGGCGCGGTTTCCGCCATATGACCGGGCCGCCGGCACCGGCGCAACCGCGGCGCGCCGCCCGCCGATCCATCGCCGCCGGTGATCTGACGATCAGCCGATTTCGTTGGTGCCGCCTTCGGCGTCGGTGCACTCTGCCGTCATTGCCCGCGGAGGCTTCCGGTGTCGCTCCATCTCGTGATCGCCAACAAGCGCTACTCGTCCTGGTCGCTGCGGGCGTGGCTCGTCCTCGCGCACTTCGAGATCCCGTTTACCGAGACGCTGATCCCGCTCGACCGGCCCGACACCCATGCACGGATCCTGGAGCTCTCCCCGTCGGGCCGCGTGCCGTGCCTGATCGACGGTAGCGAGCGGGTGTGGGATTCGCTCGCCATCATCGAGACGCTCGCCGAACGCTTCCCGGATCTTCCCGTATGGCCGCGCGCTGCCGCGGCGCGGGCCCGCGCCCGAGCCATCAGCGCGGAGATGCATGCGGGCTTCGGCGGCCTGCGCTCGGCCTATCCGATGAATCTGGGCAAGAGGTTCGCCCGCAAGGCGCGCGGCGGCGAGGCGGCGGCCCGCGACATTGCCCGCGTCGAGGCGATCTGGCGCGAGACCCGGGCGGAATTCGGCGCGGGCGGTCCGTTCCTGTTCGGCGCCTTCTCGGCGGCGGACGCCTTCTACGCCCCCGTGGCGACCCGCTTCGACACCTACGATGTGCCCGTCACCCCCGAGACGCGGGCTTATATCGACGCCGTCCTCGCGCTCCCGGCCCTGGTCGCCTGGCGCGAGGCGGCTCTGGCCGAACCCTGGCTCGTTCCGTCGGACGAAGTCGAGGATTGAGGCGGCATCAGTCGTCGGACCACTGATTGACGACATCGAGATCGCAACCGGCGAAGTCTACGACGTTTCGCGTTGCGAGACGCAGG includes:
- a CDS encoding YdcF family protein, which produces MAPIASLLASLVALPSNLLVLFLVAGLAALGLSRRRLGLTLVGLSAAGFLVLGVLPGGFLLLEGLEDRFPPPAPPAHVDGILLLGGYLDTATLETRGRLTPLASIDRLLAAAELARLYPDARIVVTGGEKYGLAFPGQPPEAEAAARLLTEMGIDPARLVVEPRAVNTWENAVLSKPLAAPRTGETWLLVTSAAHMPRAVGVFRAAGWPGLVPWPVDFRTRGGWATWRQLRAVSTGLAAADAAVREYAGLVAYRLAGRSSSLFPGP
- a CDS encoding DUF599 domain-containing protein: MSAVTRLDLMALFWFVLASGGFAFLVDHSPLKVRSLSHAMQRQRFAWMEMMARREVRIVDTAIMSGLQNGTAFFASTSVLAIGGAFALLNSTDRMIAIFADLAVPIGATRVLWELKGLGLVLIYAYAFFKFGWSYRLFNYTSILLGAVPPPDEVDTAEGRRALARVSEMAVNAGMHFNLGLRAFFLSIGYLGWFAGPIPFMAATALIILVLIRRQFWSNPIFPALAAMREAAAHGPGNSDDERPASR
- a CDS encoding glutathione S-transferase family protein codes for the protein MSLHLVIANKRYSSWSLRAWLVLAHFEIPFTETLIPLDRPDTHARILELSPSGRVPCLIDGSERVWDSLAIIETLAERFPDLPVWPRAAAARARARAISAEMHAGFGGLRSAYPMNLGKRFARKARGGEAAARDIARVEAIWRETRAEFGAGGPFLFGAFSAADAFYAPVATRFDTYDVPVTPETRAYIDAVLALPALVAWREAALAEPWLVPSDEVED
- a CDS encoding ATP-dependent Clp protease proteolytic subunit — protein: MTNYATALPRLDDEEEDEKTKTPASIPVDRHLFDARTVLITGGITQELARDVTARLFALAQVSADPINVIVSSPGGHVESGDMIHDAIRFIRPRVRILGMGWVASAGALIYVSVPKEDRFCTPNTRFLLHQPSGGTGGPATDIEIQAREIIKMRDRLNHLFSVATGQPIERIAKDTDRDYWMSPEEAIAYGLVGSVVTSVDQLA